In Sporichthyaceae bacterium, one DNA window encodes the following:
- a CDS encoding ABC transporter permease, producing MSLSEYMPFLVIGITVGTVYGLSAMGLVLTYKTTGVFNLGHGSIGVGSAVLFYQLRQKDHWPAWLAGVVAILVFGVVIGALIEPVARRLAEVSTAYKVVATVGLILAVAATVQLIYGTTALTFEPALPEKKAFTISGVEVAWENVIVTVFGIASAVGLYLFFRGSRTGRSMRAVVDNPELLDATGISPTKVRRIAWMIGSSFAAVSGVLLASSQQQLDAILLSLLVVQSLGAAAIGAFTNLPLSFAGGILVGLLQAVVSKETSAHTALQGLDTNVPFIVLFVLLLVIPRRKLVELGQIAKPRRTVRKPMSPAARIVGLLTLSVVAIVIPFVVEEKLATWNVAMSQVLLFLSLGLLVRTSGQISLCQMGFFAVGAATFGHMLGHGVPWLVAVGIAGAVAVPVGALIAIPAIRLSGLFLALATLGFGVLLANYFYGRSYFFGSRVGLSTGRPSWFTSDRQYYFLLLAFAVGGILLVVLIERARLGRLLRGLADSPVGLTTLGLSANVTLVLVFCLSAAMAAVSGALNASVFGGITQDSYSYVLSLVILSVFVISGSSTVLASVVAPVLSVVVPVYIDNPKATLWLQLAFGVAAILTAVLSEGGAGILLDRLRRVSGAGKPPARLTRRLDETVVPQAISRTQEVRPHAIA from the coding sequence ATGAGCCTTTCCGAGTACATGCCCTTCCTGGTCATCGGGATCACCGTCGGCACCGTCTACGGACTGTCCGCGATGGGCCTGGTTCTGACCTACAAGACCACCGGGGTGTTCAACCTCGGCCACGGCTCCATCGGTGTCGGGTCCGCCGTGCTCTTCTACCAACTGCGGCAGAAGGATCACTGGCCCGCGTGGTTGGCCGGAGTGGTCGCGATCCTGGTCTTCGGTGTGGTGATCGGTGCCCTGATCGAGCCGGTAGCGCGGCGACTGGCTGAGGTGTCCACGGCCTACAAAGTGGTCGCCACCGTCGGGCTGATCCTCGCCGTGGCGGCCACCGTGCAGCTCATCTACGGTACCACCGCGCTCACCTTCGAGCCCGCGCTGCCGGAGAAGAAGGCGTTCACGATCAGCGGGGTCGAGGTGGCGTGGGAGAACGTCATCGTCACCGTCTTCGGCATCGCCTCAGCGGTCGGTCTCTATCTGTTCTTCCGCGGATCGCGCACCGGCCGGTCCATGCGCGCGGTGGTCGACAACCCGGAACTGCTCGACGCCACGGGTATCTCCCCGACCAAGGTGCGGCGCATCGCCTGGATGATCGGCTCCTCCTTCGCCGCCGTCTCCGGGGTGCTGCTCGCGTCCAGCCAGCAGCAGTTGGACGCGATCCTGCTGTCCCTGCTGGTGGTGCAGTCACTGGGTGCGGCCGCCATCGGGGCCTTCACGAACCTGCCGTTGAGCTTCGCCGGTGGCATCCTGGTCGGCCTCCTGCAGGCCGTGGTGAGCAAGGAGACCAGTGCGCACACGGCCCTGCAGGGGCTGGACACCAACGTGCCGTTCATCGTGCTTTTCGTGCTGCTGCTGGTGATTCCACGACGCAAGTTGGTCGAGCTCGGCCAGATCGCCAAGCCGCGCCGGACCGTGCGGAAGCCGATGTCGCCGGCCGCCCGGATCGTCGGGCTGCTGACCCTCTCGGTGGTCGCGATCGTGATCCCGTTCGTGGTCGAGGAGAAGCTGGCCACCTGGAACGTGGCGATGAGCCAGGTCCTGCTGTTCCTCTCACTCGGCCTGCTGGTCCGGACGTCCGGCCAGATCTCCTTGTGCCAGATGGGTTTCTTCGCCGTCGGCGCCGCGACGTTCGGCCACATGCTCGGTCACGGAGTGCCCTGGCTGGTGGCGGTCGGAATCGCCGGTGCGGTCGCGGTTCCGGTCGGCGCGCTTATCGCCATCCCGGCGATCCGGCTGTCCGGGCTGTTCCTGGCGCTGGCCACTCTGGGCTTCGGCGTGCTGCTGGCCAACTACTTCTACGGCCGCAGCTACTTCTTCGGCAGCCGCGTCGGTCTGTCGACCGGTCGGCCGAGTTGGTTCACCTCCGACCGCCAGTACTACTTCCTGCTGCTGGCCTTCGCGGTCGGCGGGATCCTGCTAGTCGTGCTCATCGAGCGGGCACGCCTGGGTCGGCTGCTGCGTGGCCTGGCCGACAGCCCGGTCGGGCTCACGACCCTTGGCCTGTCCGCGAACGTCACGCTGGTGCTGGTGTTCTGCCTGTCCGCGGCGATGGCCGCGGTCTCCGGAGCGTTGAACGCATCGGTGTTCGGCGGCATCACGCAGGACTCGTACTCCTACGTGCTTTCGCTGGTGATCCTGTCCGTGTTCGTCATCTCCGGTTCCTCGACGGTGCTCGCGTCGGTCGTCGCACCCGTGCTCAGCGTGGTGGTCCCGGTCTACATCGACAACCCGAAGGCGACGCTGTGGTTGCAACTTGCCTTCGGTGTCGCGGCAATCCTCACGGCAGTGCTGTCCGAGGGAGGCGCCGGAATCCTGCTGGACAGGTTGCGGCGAGTTTCCGGCGCCGGCAAGCCGCCGGCGCGGCTGACGCGCCGACTCGACGAAACCGTCGTGCCCCAGGCAATTTCCCGTACCCAGGAGGTTCGTCCGCATGCGATCGCGTAA
- a CDS encoding AMP-binding protein, whose amino-acid sequence MINIGQLGTGPALYAPDRPALIAPEVGASRTFGRLAERTDQLARALVSMSSQPAAPRYAALSRNCIELVELYVGTAKAGGLLFPLNWRLSEEQIAQSLREVAPSVVFHSAQFRPVVDRIRSSVPAEHWIEWDPGAPSEYDELLEKTAMTASGLVLPDPQAVLHRPYLAISTGGTTGIPKAAVHTQYSYGACVLDYLAGARIAAEDKYLMLGQLFHVVGYMALAYLAMGRPVVISEFDADRLLDIIEEEKVSGFFAVATMLPRLVQAAAARGADTASVRQVEYGGAPMGAEVIRDASEVFGADMLQAWGMTEFGPGTYLSPEAHRRALAGERPELLNSCGTPALFSELAILDEDGVPVPRDGRTMGELCHRGPNNMLGYWNQEKETATTVRHGWIHTGDGGAWDADGYVFILDRIKNMIISGGENIFPAEIERLLGDHPGIAEVVVVGAPHPDWGEVVKACVVRRPGSELTGKQVQDWVGNHLASYKKPRIVEFLPQIPATPTGKVNRALLRGSASTG is encoded by the coding sequence GTGATCAACATCGGGCAACTTGGAACCGGGCCTGCGCTGTACGCGCCGGACCGGCCCGCGTTGATCGCCCCGGAGGTCGGGGCGAGCCGCACGTTCGGCCGACTGGCCGAGCGCACCGACCAACTGGCCCGGGCGCTGGTCTCGATGAGCTCGCAGCCGGCCGCGCCGCGGTACGCCGCGCTGTCCCGCAACTGCATCGAACTCGTCGAGCTGTACGTCGGTACCGCCAAGGCCGGTGGGTTGCTGTTCCCCTTGAACTGGCGGCTTTCCGAGGAACAGATCGCGCAGTCCCTGCGCGAGGTCGCGCCGAGCGTGGTGTTCCACTCGGCGCAGTTCCGGCCGGTCGTCGACCGGATCCGGTCCTCGGTGCCTGCCGAGCACTGGATCGAGTGGGATCCGGGTGCGCCGTCGGAGTACGACGAGCTGCTGGAGAAGACCGCCATGACGGCGTCCGGCCTCGTGCTGCCGGACCCGCAAGCGGTGCTGCACCGGCCGTACCTGGCAATCTCCACCGGTGGCACCACCGGGATCCCGAAGGCCGCGGTGCACACCCAGTACTCCTACGGGGCTTGTGTTCTGGACTACCTCGCCGGGGCGCGGATCGCCGCCGAGGACAAGTATCTGATGCTCGGTCAGTTGTTCCACGTCGTCGGCTACATGGCGCTGGCGTATCTGGCGATGGGCCGGCCGGTGGTGATCTCGGAGTTCGACGCCGACCGCCTGCTCGACATCATCGAGGAGGAGAAAGTCTCCGGTTTCTTCGCGGTCGCGACTATGCTTCCCCGGCTGGTCCAGGCCGCGGCCGCTCGCGGGGCCGACACCGCCTCGGTCCGGCAGGTCGAGTACGGTGGCGCGCCGATGGGCGCGGAGGTGATCCGCGACGCGAGCGAGGTGTTCGGTGCCGACATGCTCCAGGCCTGGGGCATGACGGAGTTCGGTCCGGGCACCTACCTGAGCCCGGAGGCGCACCGCCGCGCCCTGGCCGGCGAACGGCCCGAGTTGCTCAACTCGTGCGGCACCCCGGCGCTGTTCAGCGAGTTGGCGATCCTCGATGAGGACGGCGTTCCGGTCCCGCGCGACGGTCGCACGATGGGCGAGTTGTGCCACCGCGGCCCGAACAACATGCTGGGCTACTGGAACCAGGAGAAGGAGACCGCCACGACGGTCCGCCACGGATGGATCCACACCGGCGACGGCGGCGCCTGGGACGCCGACGGCTACGTCTTCATCCTCGACCGCATCAAGAACATGATCATCAGCGGCGGGGAGAACATCTTCCCGGCGGAGATCGAGCGTCTCCTGGGCGATCACCCCGGGATCGCCGAGGTAGTCGTGGTCGGCGCTCCGCACCCGGACTGGGGCGAGGTCGTCAAAGCGTGCGTGGTTCGCCGCCCGGGCAGCGAACTGACGGGGAAGCAGGTCCAGGACTGGGTCGGTAATCACCTGGCCTCGTACAAGAAGCCGCGCATCGTGGAGTTCCTGCCCCAGATCCCGGCCACCCCGACCGGGAAGGTCAACCGCGCGCTCCTGCGCGGTTCGGCCTCGACCGGCTGA
- a CDS encoding glucosyl-3-phosphoglycerate synthase translates to MQPDVNGWFARRTSMADDWSAEELLHAKRRRRLSVAVVLPALNEERTIGAIVSAIREQLAIEVALVDEIVVIDSASTDGTAAVATAAGARVVAAASVLPQFGPAAGKGDAMWRSLAVTESDLIVFVDADLERFRADVVRGLLGPLLCDGSVHLVKGAYDRPLREGQSVLPAGGGRVTELVARPLLNLHWPQLAGIVQPLAGEWAARRDLLQDLSFPAGYGVEIAVLLDTLRIAGLDAIAQVDLGARHHRHQDDAALGRMAAQVWHAVLARMPGLETPEADHAPLTDFRRQAGRIRPRTQEVDLRERPPMAEMLRPDRQVAACGGAQPRSWRN, encoded by the coding sequence TTGCAGCCCGACGTGAACGGTTGGTTCGCGCGCCGGACCAGCATGGCCGACGACTGGTCGGCCGAAGAGCTGCTGCACGCGAAACGGCGCCGCCGGCTCTCGGTCGCCGTGGTGCTGCCGGCGTTGAACGAGGAGCGCACGATCGGCGCGATCGTGAGCGCGATCCGGGAGCAGCTCGCGATCGAGGTGGCCCTCGTCGACGAGATCGTCGTGATCGACTCCGCATCAACCGACGGCACCGCCGCGGTGGCCACCGCCGCCGGGGCCCGGGTCGTGGCCGCAGCGAGCGTGCTGCCGCAGTTCGGCCCGGCCGCGGGCAAGGGCGACGCCATGTGGCGCTCACTGGCCGTGACTGAATCCGACCTCATCGTGTTCGTCGACGCCGACCTCGAACGCTTCCGAGCCGACGTCGTGCGCGGCCTGCTCGGCCCGCTACTGTGCGACGGCTCCGTCCACCTGGTCAAGGGCGCCTACGACCGGCCGTTGCGCGAGGGCCAGTCGGTGCTGCCGGCCGGTGGCGGCCGGGTCACCGAGCTGGTCGCCCGCCCGCTGCTCAACCTGCATTGGCCGCAACTGGCCGGCATCGTCCAGCCGCTGGCCGGCGAGTGGGCCGCCCGGCGCGACCTGCTCCAGGATCTGTCGTTCCCAGCCGGCTACGGCGTCGAGATCGCGGTGCTGCTCGACACCCTGCGCATCGCCGGCCTCGACGCCATCGCCCAGGTCGACCTCGGCGCCCGCCACCACCGCCACCAGGACGACGCCGCGCTCGGCCGCATGGCCGCCCAGGTCTGGCACGCGGTGCTGGCCCGGATGCCCGGCCTGGAGACACCCGAGGCCGACCATGCGCCGCTGACCGACTTCCGCCGCCAGGCCGGCCGGATCCGACCGCGCACCCAGGAGGTCGACCTGCGCGAGCGGCCGCCGATGGCCGAGATGCTGCGCCCGGACCGGCAGGTCGCGGCCTGCGGCGGGGCTCAGCCCCGGTCGTGGCGCAACTGA
- a CDS encoding amidohydrolase family protein, whose product MSQTVGISGSAADRVVVVSSDGHATAAMTEYRQYLPAHLREEFDAFCDVFAREGARTIDPASLRNRLDEDQVVDWIENVIEPGRLAGQYDPNQRIKELDHEGITAEVLFPDFGLPWELHPPLKAAMIGYTRTPEQIEAANGAYNRWLADFCRAAPGRLGGLAVVSFADVEDTVAEIHWAKQNGLVGIVAPTLPESTPFFHKRHEPIWDTLEALEMPMSTHTAISSITDHMATETLKAIPHPACAAPVMTAQAFFFTQQIVSHLIWGGVLEKHPNLTLVLTEQGSGWVISARASMNYTWDRSYLRRDIREVVPRRPAEYFDRQIFLGASLFSRAEAAARHEIGVDKLCIGMDYPHHEGTWGAGPGTTDWLRATLGAAGVPADEARLMLGGNATKLWGFDADQLAGVASEIGPDLGLVLTPPTEEHFPRGDVHKPIATAF is encoded by the coding sequence GTGTCCCAGACAGTTGGCATCTCGGGTTCGGCAGCGGACCGCGTAGTCGTCGTCTCCTCCGACGGCCATGCGACCGCCGCGATGACCGAGTACCGCCAGTACCTCCCGGCGCACCTGCGCGAGGAGTTCGACGCGTTCTGCGACGTCTTCGCCCGCGAGGGTGCCCGCACGATCGACCCGGCGAGCCTGCGCAACCGGCTCGACGAGGACCAGGTCGTCGACTGGATCGAGAACGTCATCGAGCCCGGCCGGTTGGCCGGTCAGTACGACCCGAACCAGCGCATCAAGGAGCTCGACCACGAGGGCATCACCGCCGAGGTGTTGTTCCCTGATTTCGGGTTGCCCTGGGAGCTGCATCCGCCGCTGAAGGCCGCGATGATCGGCTACACGCGGACCCCGGAGCAGATCGAGGCCGCGAACGGGGCGTACAACCGCTGGTTGGCCGATTTCTGCCGGGCCGCCCCCGGACGACTCGGCGGGCTCGCGGTGGTCAGCTTCGCCGACGTCGAGGACACCGTCGCGGAGATCCACTGGGCCAAGCAGAACGGCCTGGTCGGCATCGTCGCGCCGACGCTGCCGGAGTCCACCCCGTTCTTCCACAAGCGGCACGAGCCGATCTGGGACACGCTCGAGGCCCTCGAGATGCCGATGTCCACACACACGGCGATCTCGTCGATCACCGACCACATGGCCACCGAGACGCTCAAGGCGATCCCGCACCCGGCGTGCGCCGCCCCGGTGATGACCGCTCAGGCCTTCTTCTTCACCCAGCAGATCGTCTCCCACCTGATCTGGGGCGGGGTCCTGGAGAAGCACCCGAACCTCACGCTCGTGCTGACCGAGCAGGGTTCCGGCTGGGTCATCAGCGCGCGGGCCAGCATGAACTACACCTGGGACCGCAGCTACCTGCGTCGCGACATCCGCGAGGTCGTGCCGCGTCGGCCCGCGGAGTACTTCGACCGGCAGATCTTCCTGGGCGCCTCGCTGTTCTCCCGCGCCGAGGCCGCCGCGCGGCACGAGATCGGCGTGGACAAGCTCTGCATCGGCATGGACTACCCGCACCACGAGGGCACCTGGGGTGCCGGGCCGGGAACCACGGACTGGCTGCGGGCGACCCTGGGCGCGGCGGGCGTGCCGGCTGACGAAGCCCGGCTGATGCTCGGCGGGAACGCCACCAAGCTCTGGGGATTCGACGCTGACCAGTTGGCCGGGGTGGCGAGCGAGATCGGCCCGGACCTCGGCTTGGTCCTCACGCCGCCGACCGAGGAGCACTTCCCGCGGGGCGACGTCCACAAGCCGATCGCGACCGCGTTCTGA
- a CDS encoding SDR family oxidoreductase encodes METLEGKRALVIGGAGPGNGGACSRALAAAGVAVAVADLNRDAAQALADELAPAKSVGLGVDVRAPGSLDAVVADAVAALGGLDVLVTVVGGHTLFAPWVRLDEVSDDDWDLIHTVNLGYVMRVTRAAIRTFLAQGTGGSIVSIGSIAGIVSSPYASAYGAAKAGLVNLARSVGLEYARDGIRMNVVAVGVVASDAARAVDTSALGYADSIPVGRLGDPEAVAGAVVYLASPAASYVTGQTLQVDGGVTTRFPLPLPGVPGYAAR; translated from the coding sequence ATGGAGACGCTCGAGGGCAAGCGGGCCTTGGTGATCGGCGGAGCCGGTCCCGGCAACGGGGGTGCGTGCTCCCGGGCGTTGGCCGCAGCCGGAGTCGCGGTCGCCGTCGCCGACCTGAACCGGGATGCCGCGCAGGCGCTGGCCGATGAACTGGCTCCGGCCAAGTCGGTCGGGCTCGGCGTGGACGTGCGGGCACCCGGCTCGCTCGACGCGGTGGTCGCCGATGCGGTCGCCGCCCTCGGCGGGCTCGACGTGTTGGTGACAGTGGTCGGCGGGCACACGTTGTTCGCGCCCTGGGTCCGCCTGGACGAGGTTTCCGACGACGACTGGGATCTGATCCACACCGTGAACCTGGGTTACGTCATGCGAGTGACCCGAGCCGCGATCCGGACGTTCCTGGCCCAGGGCACCGGCGGTTCGATCGTGAGCATCGGCTCGATCGCCGGGATCGTGAGCAGCCCGTACGCATCCGCCTACGGGGCAGCAAAAGCGGGGCTTGTCAATCTCGCCCGCTCGGTTGGTCTGGAGTACGCCCGCGACGGCATTCGCATGAACGTCGTCGCGGTGGGCGTGGTCGCCTCCGACGCGGCCCGCGCGGTCGACACCTCAGCGCTGGGCTATGCCGATTCGATACCGGTCGGCAGGCTCGGCGACCCGGAGGCCGTGGCCGGGGCCGTCGTCTATCTGGCCTCGCCTGCTGCCTCCTACGTGACCGGCCAGACGCTGCAGGTCGACGGCGGCGTCACGACCCGATTCCCACTCCCGCTGCCTGGTGTTCCCGGGTACGCGGCGCGCTGA